Proteins encoded together in one Miscanthus floridulus cultivar M001 chromosome 16, ASM1932011v1, whole genome shotgun sequence window:
- the LOC136510161 gene encoding uncharacterized mitochondrial protein AtMg00860-like produces MDVSKVAAVQSWPQPRSARGLHGFLGLAGYYRRFIKDYGTLAVPLTSLLQKNVFLWIEATNAAFTALKSALSAALVLHLPDFDREFVVDCDALGSGFGAVLHQGAGPIAFFSRPFAARHLKVAAYERELIGLAQAVRHWSPYL; encoded by the coding sequence ATGGACGTATCCAAAGTCGCAGCGGTGCAATCATGGCCGCAGCCGCGATCGGCACGTGGTCTCCACGGATTCCTCGGCTTGGCAGGGTATTATAGGCGGTTCATCAAGGATTATGGCACCCTTGCGGTGCCATTGACAAGCCTCTTACAGAAGAATGTGTTTCTATGGATAGAGGCTACCAACGCAGCATTCACGGCCCTGAAGTCGGCACTATCCGCAGCCCTGGTTCTGCATCTTCCAGATTTCGACCGGGAATTTGTCGTCGACTGCGATGCGTTGGGCTCCGGGTTTGGGGCTGTCTTGCATCAAGGGGCAGGCCCCATCGCGTTCTTCAGCCGGCCGTTTGCGGCGCGGCACCTGAAGGTGGCGGCATATGAACGGGAGCTGATCGGGCTGGCGCAGGCCGTTCGCCACTGGAGCCCGTACCTTTAG